CTCAACGGCAAGGCCGGGCGCGGCGACCAGCTGGCGCGTATCATGGTCCAGGTTCCCAAGACCCTTTCCGACGAGGAACGTTCCCTCTGGGAAAAACTGGCCAAGGCTTCGGACTTCAACCCGCGCGAACACCACTAGGACACGGAGGCCAGCATGGTAGACATCACCGTCATCACCGGCTCGGACCTGCCCATGAAGTCCGAACTGATCGCCTGGGCGCAGTTCATGGAATTGACCGACCTGCACCCCTCCTTCGTGGGTGAACTGATCGAGCTTGGCTGGCTGTGCCCGCAGCGCACCGTTGGCAGCGAATACCTGTTCAGGCATCGCGACGTGTACCGGGTGAAGAAACTCTCCAGGCTCTGCCACGACCTGGACATAAACACCGTGGGCAGCTCCATCATTGTGGATCTGCTGGAACGCATCGAAACGCTGGAACAGCGCGTCCGCGATCTGGAAAGATTGATATAAGAGATGGGGCTTCGCCCCATGCCCCAGCAGGGCTCCGCCCTGCACCCGCCAGGGGGATGATCCCCCTGGACCCTCAGTTGCTTCGCGGTTTTCACCGGCAAGCCGGTGAAAACCGCGAAGCGATAGGGGATTTCAAAGGGCGGCGGCCCTTTGGCGGGAGAGTCCAGAGAGGGCGGCGCCCTCTCTGGCCGCCGGAGGCCTCCTAAGGCCTCAAATACTACACACCGCGCCTTAAGGAGACGTTATGGACCTCAACAAGTTCACCCAGAAATCCCAGGAAGCCATAAGCCAGGCCCAGGCCGTGGCTGTGCGCCTAGGGCATCAGCAGATAGACGCCGGGCACCTCATGCTTTCGCTCGTGCAGCAGGAGCAGGGCCTTGTTCCGCGCCTTTTGGAGCGCGCCGGATACGACGTTCGGGCCTACGAACGCAGCCTGGAGGACGAACTGGGCAAAATGCCCAGGGTGTCCGGCCCCGGTTCCCAGCCAGGCCAGGTCTACGTCACCCCCAGGGTGAACGAGGTGTTGGTGGCAGCCAGCGAACTGGCCAAGTCCATGAAGGACGAATACGTTTCCGTGGAACACCTGTTCCTTTCGCTTCTGGACGAGCCGCCCTCCTCGCCCCTGGGCAAGGTGAACAAGCACTTCGGCCTGACCAAGGAGAAGATCCTTGGCGTGCTCACCGACGTGCGCGGCTCCCAGCGCGTCACCTCGGCCAATCCCGAAGACACTTACGAGGCTTTAAAGAAATACGGCCGCGACCTGGTGGACGAAGCCAAGAAGGGCAAACTCGACCCGGTGATCGGGCGCGACGAGGAGATCAGGCGCTGCGTCCGCATCCTGTCGCGGCGAACCAAGAATAACCCGGTGCTCATCGGCGAGGCTGGCGTTGGCAAGACGGCCATCGTGGAAGGCCTGGCCCAGCGCATCGTGAAAAAGGACGTGCCCGAGGGACTCAAGGAAAAGACCCTGTTCGCCCTGGACATGGGCGCGCTCATCGCCGGTGCGAAATACCGGGGCGAATTCGAGGAGCGCCTGAAGGCCGTGCTCAAGGAAGTGCAGTCTTCCGAAGGGCGCATCATCCTCTTTATCGACGAGCTGCACACCATCGTGGGCGCTGGCAAGGCCGAAGGGGCCATGGACGCGGGCAACCTCTTGAAGCCCATGCTGGCTCGCGGCGAACTGCACTGCATCGGCGCCACCACCATCGACGAGTACCGCAAGTACATCGAGAAGGACCCGGCCCTGGAGCGCCGCTTCCAGCCTGTGCTGGTGGACGAGCCGACACTGGAGGACACCATCTCCATATTGCGCGGCCTGCGCGAGCGTTTCGAGGTGCACCACGGCGTGCGCATCGCGGACGCGGCCCTGGTGGAGGCCTCGGTTCTCTCGCACCGCTACCTGCCGGACCGCCAGCTCCCGGACAAGGCCATAGATTTGATCGACGAAGCCGCGGCCATGATCCGCACCGAGATAGATTCTCTGCCCACGGAGCTGGACACCATCAACCGGCGCATCATGCAGCTGGAGATCGAACAGGCCGCGCTCACCCGGGAGACCGACAAGGCCTCCAAAGAGCGGCTGGAGAAGCTGCGCGAGGAACTGGCGGGCTTGAAGGAGGAGCAGACGGTGCTCCTCACCCAGTGGGACCGGGAGAAGAAGGCCATCGAGAGCCTGCGCAGCATCAAGGAAGGGATCGAGCACACCAAGCTCGAAATCGAAAACGCCGAGCGAGACTACGATCTCAACAAGGCGGCGGAACTGCGCTACGGCAAGCTGGCCCAGCTCGAAAACGAACTGAACAAGCGCGAGGCCGAGATCGACCAGGCTTCCGGCGGACAGCGCATGCTGAGAGAGGAAGTGGGCCCGGACGACGTGGCCCAGGTTATCTCCCGCTGGACCGGCATCCCGGTCACCAGGCTTCTGGAAACCGAGCGCGAAAAGCTCTTGCGCCTGCCCGAACAGCTGCACAACCGGGTTGTGGGCCAGGACGAGGCCGTCACCGCCGTGGCTGACGCCGTGCTGCGGGCCAGGGCCGGGCTCAAGGACCCCAAGCGCCCCATCGGGTCGTTTATTTTCCTTGGCCCCACAGGCGTGGGCAAGACGGAACTGTGCAAGACCCTGGCCGAGTCGCTCTTCGACACAGAGGACAACATCGTGCGCCTGGACATGAGCGAGTACATGGAAAAACACACCGTGTCCCGGCTCATCGGTGCTCCCCCGGGCTACGTGGGTTATGACGAAGGCGGCCAGCTCACCGAGGCCGTGCGCCGCAAGCCATACTCCGTGGTGCTTTTCGACGAAATCGAAAAGGCACATCACGACGTGTTCAATGTGCTGCTCCAGGTGCTGGACGACGGGCGGTTGACGGACAGCCATGGCAAGACCGTGGATTTCAAGAACACCATCATCATCATGACCTCGAACCTGGGTTCCCAGTTCATGCTGGAGGGCATTCAGGAGGGCGGTGAATTCAAGCCAGGCACTGCCGACAAGGTCATGGAGACCCTGCGCGGCCATTTCCGGCCGGAGTTCCTGAACAGGGTGGACGAGGTGGTGCTCTTTAAGCCGCTGCTCAAGGACCAGATAACCAAGATCATCGAGCTCATGCTCACGGGGCTCAGGGCGCGTCTCATCGAGCGCAAGATAACGCTTACGCTCTCGGACGCCGCCAAGTCCTTCATCGTCGATGCGGCCTACGATCCGGTGTATGGCGCCCGGCCCCTGCACCGCTACATCCAGGCCCACATCGAAACCCCGCTGGCCAGGAAGCTTATCGGCGGCGAGATTATCGACGGGCAGGATGTCACGATTGATGTGCGAGACGGTGCGCTCGCATTCACAGCTTAGTATCCGCGAAATAGATCCCAAAATCCGGCCGCGACCGCATCGTTTGGAACGAATGTGGTCGCGGCCGACTTATTTTTTAACGTCTTGAAAAAGAGGGAACACCAGCTCGATGATTTCTCCATTCCCCACTTGTAATTTTAGAATGAATGAATAATCAGGTATGATTCTCCTTAACAGTGGTAATTCACCGTGATCGACAGTGTGCCTTTTTTCATCCCTCCGAAACGGAAGCATAGACGCGTCCGGGCGCTTCAAGGCGTCTTCCTGGCCGTCTTCGCCCCCCTGGGCTGGATAGCGATCAAAGCCGCCCTGGGCATTCCGCCGCTTCAGCTTGTTAGCGAGAATGCCGGTCTTTTCGCATACATGTTCCTGGGAACCATGGGGGCCTTCGGCTGCTTCGGCTGGCTTTTGGGCAGGGAAGAGGAACGGCTTTCACGGCTGGCCATGCTCGATGAGCTCACCGGACTTCCCAACAGCCGGATGTTCGACCAGCGTATGGGAGAATGTGTTCAGGCAAGCCGCAGAAGCGGAAAGCCGCTCTGCCTTCTGCTCCTGGACATGGACCGGTTCAAGACCATAAACGACACCTTCGGACATCCCGCAGGCGACATGGCACTGCGGACCGCCGCCACCGCCATCCGGGCATCCATCAGGGTATCCGACGTGGCTGCGCGGGTTGGGGGGGAAGAATTCGCGGTGATTCTCCCGGACACAGCCCCTGCCGAGGCGACCAAAGTCGCCGAGCGGGTGCTGGCCGGAATACGCGAAGCCAGGCTCCTTCTGACCGATGGAAGCCAGGTGAAGCTCACCGCTTCAGTAGGATTGGCGGGAGGCACCGTGTCCGGAGAAGACTCTTCCTTCGGCCTTATCGCCGAGGCCGACAAGGCGCTTTACAAGGCCAAGAACGCGGGCCGCGACTGCCTGGCCGTGTCCACTGGCTCCCGCCTCACCGGCTAGCTTCCAAGCCTTTTCCAGGATGCGGGAAGGCTCAGAGCTTAACCACGAGATTCCTGCGGCTCATGACCATGGCCACCACTGTCAAAGCCGCGGTCAACCCCACCGCCCAGGCCACCGAGGCCAGATACCTGTTCCCGATGAATCCGAACAACCCGTCGAACAGCCAGTAATGAAGGCTTTTCCCGGAGAAAACTGTCCCGGGAAGCGTT
This portion of the Desulfovibrio sp. genome encodes:
- a CDS encoding chaperone modulator CbpM — translated: MVDITVITGSDLPMKSELIAWAQFMELTDLHPSFVGELIELGWLCPQRTVGSEYLFRHRDVYRVKKLSRLCHDLDINTVGSSIIVDLLERIETLEQRVRDLERLI
- the clpB gene encoding ATP-dependent chaperone ClpB → MDLNKFTQKSQEAISQAQAVAVRLGHQQIDAGHLMLSLVQQEQGLVPRLLERAGYDVRAYERSLEDELGKMPRVSGPGSQPGQVYVTPRVNEVLVAASELAKSMKDEYVSVEHLFLSLLDEPPSSPLGKVNKHFGLTKEKILGVLTDVRGSQRVTSANPEDTYEALKKYGRDLVDEAKKGKLDPVIGRDEEIRRCVRILSRRTKNNPVLIGEAGVGKTAIVEGLAQRIVKKDVPEGLKEKTLFALDMGALIAGAKYRGEFEERLKAVLKEVQSSEGRIILFIDELHTIVGAGKAEGAMDAGNLLKPMLARGELHCIGATTIDEYRKYIEKDPALERRFQPVLVDEPTLEDTISILRGLRERFEVHHGVRIADAALVEASVLSHRYLPDRQLPDKAIDLIDEAAAMIRTEIDSLPTELDTINRRIMQLEIEQAALTRETDKASKERLEKLREELAGLKEEQTVLLTQWDREKKAIESLRSIKEGIEHTKLEIENAERDYDLNKAAELRYGKLAQLENELNKREAEIDQASGGQRMLREEVGPDDVAQVISRWTGIPVTRLLETEREKLLRLPEQLHNRVVGQDEAVTAVADAVLRARAGLKDPKRPIGSFIFLGPTGVGKTELCKTLAESLFDTEDNIVRLDMSEYMEKHTVSRLIGAPPGYVGYDEGGQLTEAVRRKPYSVVLFDEIEKAHHDVFNVLLQVLDDGRLTDSHGKTVDFKNTIIIMTSNLGSQFMLEGIQEGGEFKPGTADKVMETLRGHFRPEFLNRVDEVVLFKPLLKDQITKIIELMLTGLRARLIERKITLTLSDAAKSFIVDAAYDPVYGARPLHRYIQAHIETPLARKLIGGEIIDGQDVTIDVRDGALAFTA
- a CDS encoding GGDEF domain-containing protein, yielding MIDSVPFFIPPKRKHRRVRALQGVFLAVFAPLGWIAIKAALGIPPLQLVSENAGLFAYMFLGTMGAFGCFGWLLGREEERLSRLAMLDELTGLPNSRMFDQRMGECVQASRRSGKPLCLLLLDMDRFKTINDTFGHPAGDMALRTAATAIRASIRVSDVAARVGGEEFAVILPDTAPAEATKVAERVLAGIREARLLLTDGSQVKLTASVGLAGGTVSGEDSSFGLIAEADKALYKAKNAGRDCLAVSTGSRLTG